The genomic interval TTCCTGTCTTGAGCCTTTCTTAGTTGGGGGATGGAAGGTTCTTCTTTCCCCAACAGATGATAAGATCTTTAAGAAGCAAAAGGGGATTCTCTTCCCATCCCTTCCCCCCTGCAACCAGCAGATAATGCCTGTGAGctgctgccctcccctccccttcctccaggaaatcCACTCACAAATCATTGGCCTTGGGGATCAGCATGCCCAGCTCCTTGATGCGGTCATTGATGTTGAACCTCCGTCGCCTTTCAACTAGAAGTAACAAATATCGGGGGAAACAATTAGGGAGATGAGGACCCCACCTGGGAAGAAGGGTCCAGCCCAAGGAGGGACGCCGTAGTCCTTCTGGGAAGGAACTGGTGACCAACTACATgggcgaagagccaactcattgaaaagaccctgggaaagactgagggcagaaggagaaggggatggcagaggacaagatgtttggatggcatctctgactcaatggacatgagtttgagcaagctctgggtgacggtgaaggacagggaagcctggcacactgcagcctgtggggtctcaaagagtcagacatgactgagcaactgaataaccaccaccaccaccaaaggggGTGgctgtgggggtgagggggttgggggcaggcCAGACATGATTAAGGAGGGGACGACTGTAGCAGACAAAGCTGCCTGGAGAGGCCTCCCTCCACTGCTCAGAAGGCTCCACGCCCTAAAGAAAACAATCTGATAAACTCATTCCCTCTGAAGTTCTGGGAATTTTATGAATATCTCTTCCCTGGAGCACCTCTCCCCCGCCTCCTAGCAAGGACTGGTGGGAAGAGGCTGAATCCAGTCACGCCAATGCCAGGATTTTAAAGCCTCCTGTAAGGAATCCTTCCTAGAAGCTGCAGGTCAGAGGGTAGCTTTGGAGCCAGCCCAggtgagagcaggaagagaggcAGGGGAGACTCACTGAGGTTGTGATTGTCTTTCTTCTGCCGCTCCTTAGCCAGGGCCCGGCTCTCAGCATCTGGAGAACAAAAGAGGAGAGCTGGGAGGGGAGGCGCTGGGGAGACACAGCCGGGATGGGGGGCGCTCTGGGAGACAGCGGGGCGGTACCTGTGAGCTCACGCTTCTGCGTCAGGTCGGCTGGGCAGGAGCTGCTGGTGACGCCCACCAGGGAGGCTGTGACCTGGGGGTCTCCACTGTACACATTCAGGTGACTGCTGGACAGGGGCAGCTGCAGGAAGAGGCGGGGAAGAAGACTCGGTGAGCGGCCCCGTTCTGTAAGGGGCCTCTCCCCAGGGCCCATCCCCCCAGGAACAGCGATTCCCTGGGACAGCTGGGGAGGCCGCGCTGGGGTCAGAGTCCGGGCAGAGTCCAGAGCTGAAGAGGCAGCCCCTGCCCTCAGCGAGCAGCCACCCAGTGCTGCCAGAAGCAGCGGCGGGAGGGGAGATAGGGCCTGTAGAAGCCCGGGGGAGGGGCACCTAATCTGGAGTTTCTAGAAGGTTTCCAGAGGGCGCGGTGAGGAAGGGCACTAGAGGCAGGGGGTGGCTGAGCAGAGAAGCAGACCGGAAGTAGCTGCCAGAGCGCAGAGTGTGATGCAGGCGATGCTGGGGGACCTGGGAGGGCAGGTTCCACTTGCAGAGACTCTGGCGCTTGGCGAAAGGCAGCCATTGAGGGGTTAAATGGGGGCCCCACAGGAAAAGATCTGAGCTCTGGAAAGATCTCCCACCACACATTCACAAAAAGCAAAATCACAGGCCCAGAACCCTGCAGGGTACAGGGGGAACCACCGACAGGGCCAGCCGCtgtgccctgccctctcccctcccagccctccaCAGCTCTGCTGGCAGCAGCAGGCTTCCCATCTTGCTGAGCCACACTGGCACCAGGGCAGCGGTCGTGGAGAACTGACTCCCTGACCTCCCACAGCGTCAAGGGCCGGGGCCCCAAGGGCAGGAGTGAGCAGTGAAGGCTCATGGAGCTCCAAGAAAAGGGGAGAATATGCCCCAGTTTCAGCTGCTCAATGTAAATACCTGTCCCCCGTTGCACAGAACTCAGCCCCAATGTCTTGCCTTATCTAATTTGCCCACCATCCTCTGGGTAGAAGGCACCATCCCTAGGGGTTCAGAACaattaagggacttcccagggTCACAGCCGAAGATAGACATCTAGATTCTAAGCCTGGCCCCTTCCCACCCACCCAGGAACCTGTAGGGGGAGCCTGGACCATGAATGCTGCTAAGAGGCTGCTGGAGGCAGGGAACCAGCAGGCCTGATAGCACTTCCCCCTCAGAGGGAGGGGCACAGGCCTGTGCTCAGCTGGGCCTGGACTTAGTagaggtgtgtgcatgtgtgtgagtggctcagttgtgtccaactctttgggaacccatggactgtggcccaccaggttcctctgtccatgggattctccaggcaagaacagtggactgggtcgccattcccttctccaggggatcttcccaacccaggaatcgaacccaggtctcccgcattgcaggcagattctttaccaggtagaGGAGAAGAGCCCCATATCCCAAAGGAACTCAtccactccaggccttcctggaGCCACACTGCTCCCCTCAGCACCAGTGCCCCCCACCCGCCCCATCCCAACTTGGGCAGCTCTCACCAGACACCCCTCCCCGCTGAAGCCCCAGCACGCACACAGGCTAAGGGACATGTCTCTGGATGCACAATTCTCCCGGGCCTGGGCCCTCGTCACATGGTTGGATGGAGGCGACTCTCATCTCTGCAGGAAAACACCATCTCCGCCCAGGTGAGGACCCTGTCTCTAGTTCTCTCCTGGGTCACAGCTCTTGGGgggcctctgcccctccccctgaCACACCCGCCCTGCCCTGGCCAGCAGTACCGTGTTGGGCATCTGAGTTTCAGGATTGATGAAGCCCAGGACATCGTCCAGACACATAATGTTGTCAATGACATcaaactgaaacagaaaaaaaaaaacaaaacagtccctttgtgggagaaggcacttggaaaaaggcagagggaaagggGTACTGGACAGCCACTGACCTGAGGGACCTTGGagcccacctcaccccacccactCATTTGGGGATAAGGGAACAGGCCCAGAGAGACCTGAGCTGTCCGGGTTCCCCAGGCCCCAAGGCCCAGGTTAGGGCTCTTCCTAAGGAGCCAAGTTGCCTGGGGAGATTGCTTTATACCTTCTGTCAGGACATGGCTTTGCAGGTGTGCTGGGCATTCCAGTATGAGTCTCTTGTTTCTTCCTAGCAGAGCTTTCCGAACTAGGGATGATGTTTCtcctgggagactggggtttcccgagggcagggctgtgtctcccctcagaccggggctccctgagggcagtACCTTGCCTCTGCCATTAGACTAGGAGCCGCAGGAGCGCAGCACGGGGCCCCAGCTCTGCTGGTGGCGGGCACGGGCCAGCTCCTCACTCACCTCCCGCTCGGGGTTGGAGCCGATGTGCAGCATGGCCATGGGGCTGTTGGGAGCGCTGTTGCCGGCTGAGGATGACAACACGTGTGCGGGCCGCACGCCTGGGGAGGCGGCTGGCAGGGGCTTTGGGGAGCCCTGGGCGGGGCTGATGTGGGCAGCAAACTTGTTCCCGTAGGTCTCAGACAAGTACTCCCGCACCTTCTGGTCCCGGGACTGCTGCAGGTGGTAGGaggtggggttctccaggtaggACTGCACCTGGGAAAAGGCGGAGGAGGCAAAAGGTTTCAGGCCAGAGCTCCGAGGGaccagggcagggggtggaggggaaCGGCCCGAGCCCCAGGCCTCACCTTCAGCACCTCCCCGGGCACTGGTGGCGGAGATTGGAAGTGGATGGGGGTGTTGATGGCTGGGGTGGGCGGCccccccagctgctgctgctgctgctgctgctgttgctgctgcatGTAATGCATGACGGCCTGCTGCTGCATGCGTTCCCGCTGCTCCTCCTGCTGCGCCTGCTCCCGCATGAGCTGCATGCGGAGCCCGATTCGAGACGCCATGGCGGCTTCCGGCTCCCTGGGGACAGAAGAGGGCAGGGCAGTGAGGCAGGGGGCCCTGCAACTTGCACGgggtctcaggacttccctggcagtccagtggtgaggactccaagcttccactgcaggggacccgggttcaatccctggtctgggaactgtgttcagtcgcttcagtcatgtctgactctgtgacgatcccatggtctgtaccccaccaggctcctctgtccatggggattctccaggcaagaatactggagtgggttgccatgccctcctccaggggatctttccgacccagggatcgaacccacgtctctaacGTCtcctgtgacttccctggtagtccagtgcttaggactccacacttccaccacaggggtcccaggttcagtccctggtctgggaactaagatcgtgCAAACCACACGGTGCAGtcaaacacaaacacaaaacaacagcaaaaacaagcaaaacaaagtgCATGGGCTCTCGGGGAAGAGACCAGGACAAAGGTGACCGCATCTCACTGGAGCAGGGCGGGCGCGGgagatttgctcaaggtcactgaGCAAGTGGATGGCAAAGCCGAGACTTAAATCCAAGTCTGCTGGTTTCTTGGGCCAGAGATTCGTTCATGCTCCCTTCGTTTGTTCTAGTAGGTCAGCGCCCCAAACTTGGAGTCAGTCTtgacccctttctctctctcatgccACCTGGTAAGCCTGCCAGATATGACCCCAAATACATCCTCCTCTGCTACCACCTCGCTGCCCCCAGGGAGGGCCCAGCCTCTGCCATGCCTTACCTGGCTTCCTGACGGCGCCTCCTAACCTCCAGCTGGCCCCACAACATTCTACTTGCAACTCGATAATTAGAGGGATCCTGTTACAACCTAAGTTAGAGACTGTCTCTCTTTCGGCTCAGAATTCTCCATGGTTCCCATTTCTCTCCGTGTAAAAGCTGAAGTCCTTCCCATAAAAAGCCCTCTCTGATCTGTCCCCACTTAATGGTCTCCTGTGACCCCAtcacctcctcctctcctccctgttcCACCTGCTCCAGCCACACCTAATGCCTCAAACATACCAGGCGtgtttcctgcctcagggcctttgcacctgcgcTTCCTGCTGCCTGGGATGCCCATCCCCAGGATACCACCACGGCCCACTCCTTCACCCCCACCACTCAAGTGTGTCACCTCCTACCCTATTTAAGATTGCAAAACCAGCACCCCAACCCCCAACTCTACGCCCCTTCCCTGTTTTATGTTTCTCCCTGTCACTTATCACCATCTTAAATATTATGCATTTTTGCTCAGATATTTCAATTCATCCTCTATCTCTCTCTCAGCAGGAATGCAAACTCCCCCCAGGGCAGGCattttgtctgtcttgttcactgctgtgcCTCAGGCCTCTACAAATGTATACAGGGAATGTTTACTATTTATGAACCAGCACCAGCCATCCAGCACTGAGCCAGCTGTAGGCCCTGAGCTCGTGGCATCTACAGTCCAGTAAGTAAGAAAGGCAAGTCCCTGGGTCACTAACCCCGCACAGAGAGGGCCGCTTCAGGGCACCTCGTCCTCTCTGGGTGCAGCGAGGCACTTGGTAAACTGAGTCGGTAAGTGGTGGATCAGCACGAGACTGGCGGGTCAGCCGCAGTGTAGACCAGAGGCCAGAGCTGCATACCAAGGTCCTAAGAATGAGACCTATACATCTGGGGGTGACGAAGGAAAGCAGTACCGGCTGACATGTTCTGCCGAGTGCCAGACATCAGACTACGTTGGCGCTAGAGGAAGGTACTGGTAAATACGGGCTTCCtgggtagcgctagtggtaaagaacccacctgccaacgcaggagacatgggttcaatccctgtgttgggaagattccctggagaaggaaatggcaacccactccagtattttgcctggaaaattccttaggcagaggagcctggcgggctgcagcccatggagccgcaaagagtcagagacaactgagcgactgaacacacattgGCAGATATTCAGTGAAAATCACCAGATCATGGAACTAATAATAATCTGCGTCCTATTTGAGCATTCACTGTGTGCTGGGCAGGGTTCCAGACACTTTCACCTCAAACAGCCCCCTCTGGTAGCTTTGGTTATTATTCTCCTCCTACAGATAAGGAGAGACAGTGGCACAGGGAGGTTAAGTATGCTGCAGCGGGAATAGAGCCAGGACCCAATGCCAGTCTGGCTCCCCGGCCCGtcgtgggtgggggtgggggttctgTAGACCGTCATGTCTCCGTGTAGAGCTGGGAAGGCGTTTGTCCCAGGTTGCACGTCTGGTTGATCCAGGGCCAGGAATGGAGCCCCAGCCACCTGACCCCAGGCCAGGGCTCCCTCTAACCACCCTGTAGCCTGCCCTATAAAGTGGAGCGGCTCCGTCCACCTTGAGGGCTGAGTAGTCAGTGGCCATTACCTCATCTCCCTTCCTCGCTTTCTGCCCCCTTAGGCTAGGAATTCCTGAAGAGGCTGCTTCAGCCCCAGGGGTCTCTGGCTGGCTCCCAACAGGACAGTCGCCATGGAGAAAGGGGCAGACGCCCCCCTTCTCTGCCCTCCTCCGTCCTGTGGCAGGGACACAGCCGTCCTGTGCTCCCACAGAGGGGTGGCCTGTCTTTGGCCCTCCTCCCCAACTGCAGCCTCGCAAACCTCACGGGCTCTGACCCTGGCCCACTCCCCTCACAGCTGCACCCTCTGCCTCCTCACACAAGCAGTGAGCAGGAACAATCTGACTTCAGTTGGCCCAAGGGGGCGGTGAGGCGATGCAGACACTGGGCCTGGCAGTGCCAGCCGGCCCCGGGGGGACTCGGGGAGAAGGAGCCCCTTGTTTCTCTGACAAAGGGCTGGGCGAGAACCTGGGCTCGGGCCCCGGCTAAGCCTCTCACTGGCTGTGCCAGCCTCAGTTTGCTCACTTGTAAAATGGACGCAGGAATCCCACGTGGGGTCTAGGAGAGTCTTGGGGAGAGGATGCTGAATTGCAAACCGCGAGGTAACTGTGCTTCAGAGGGTGTCAGGCCTTAGCCTGTCCCATCCTCTAACAGAGGGTGgctctcccacctccacccccagggcCAAAGCTGTCACCCCCCCCCACAGAGCTGCTGCCACTCACTGAGTCCCAGCCCCatcctctgcccaccccacctccccacctgggTTGCTCTGGGTGTGGTGTGGCTCAGTGGGATGGTTGTGGAGTTTAGGGTGGGACTTGAGGGGTGAGGGGATCCAAGGGCAGACGGGGTGGTCCCGGAGAGGGCACAGATGGTAGTGACTCTCATTGCCTCGAGGCTTCCCTCCCCACCAAGCCCCAAAGCACACATGCTCACTCAGCACCTGAGGGCCACTCACAGCCTCCCCCGTGCCCAGTCTGGTCAGGAGGGGCTGAGAGGAGGGACACGGGAAATCCAAAACGTCCCAGACCCTCCCCCACATCCGACCTCAGACCTGCCAGGCCTGGAAAGGGTTCACCATGCATAACTCAGTAAGACTGGGAGCCTGCCTCTAAGCTGAGTCTGGGTTCTAGTTTAGTTGTGACCAAgatgggctcctccgtccatgggattctccaggcaagaataccagagtgggttgccattgccttcttcaggctAACAGCCTTTAGGTGTTCGATAATAGGTGGATCCTGCCTCCTCTCTGAAACAGTGCCCTTCTCTGGTCAGGGGCCAGAGCTGGTTTCACACCAGTCTGTGTGGGAGCCTCCCTTGTCAGTCATTTATACCTTAGTATGAACAGCTGGTCAGAACCTTTCCCAAGGAAAGATGtggacagagggagggggaagaTGGGGAGAAATCAGGGAGGAGAGGCAAGTAGAAAGAGGGTCCCAGGACCGGAAGGTCTCAGGTCTCAGGAAGAAGATCTCAGAGACACAGCATTGAGTGGACAAATCAAACTGCAGGATAAAATGTACAGCCAGAACCCGCTGAGgcaggaaataaataaatgtgcagAAAAGACTGGAAGAATCAGGATGCTTCCTGAATGCTTACCAATGGTCAGGGCTGCGCTAGATGGTTTTCAAATATTAACTCATCTGTTCTTCACAACAACCCGAGCCAGTGACTGCTAGTATTGCCCTCAATTTCCAGggagaaactgaggtgcagaaagGTGAAGTCATTGGTTCAAAGTCACATATCTGATAAGTAGCAAGATGGCGATTTGAACCAGGTGGCCTGATTCACAGCCGCCGCTCTTTATGCACTCATCTGGGCCCCCGACATCCAAATTGTTCACTGTGGTTACTTCTGGGGAAGAGCGGTGGGCTGGGAGGGGCAAAGAGGGGTTCTTAGAGTTTCTCATCCCACTTTTGAAGCAGTTAACTCTTAGGATTATGAAGACACGCTATTTGTACAATtcttgtgtatgtgtgcgtgtgtgtgtgtgtgtggtcgcaccatgaggcatgcaggatcccaattccctgaccagggatcaaactcgcaccCTTAGCCACGGAAGCAgattcctaaccagtggaccgccaaggaagtctcTGTTGTAGTTCTTTAAAAACAAGGGGAACGGAAGTAAGGCATTTTCTAGGGGTTTGTGAGGGGCCCAACTGGCTTCCAGTCATGTCCAAAGGTGGGATCCCCCAGGTCCACCTGGAATCTGCCTTGCTCAGCGCAGTGGTTATTAGGCCAGCCAAGGACGCTGGTGGAGACACTAAGTGGCCTCCGGAAGCACAGGTCAGGGTCAGAAGCCACGTGCCAGCACCCAGGGCCCAACTCAGGTCCCCCTACAGCCCCAGACGCCAGCCTTTGGAGGGGATGTGATCTTCATGGAGGGCCCCCCAAACAGCCCTGAGCCGAGGCGCATCCCTTCAATTGCGTGCGGGGCCTGAACTGCCTTGGGGACTTTTCCTCCTTCCaggtgatcttttaaaaaatacgaGCAGGAAGCAGAAAACACATAGAGCCTCAAGAGCCAGCAACTCCATTCCTAAGTGTCTGCCCAGCAGAAAAGCATCCCTGTGGGCACCAGAGGACACGGActagaatgttcacagcagcgctATAGATAGTGGCCAAAACTGGACACCAGTCAAACGTCCATCAACAGGAAGATGGATAAAGAGGTGATATCTCCATGCCCTGGAATGCCGCTTAGCGATGGGAATGAACCAACTATTGCTAAACACAACTCAGATGACTCTCACAGACGTTAACGGTGAACAAAAGAAGCCAAACGGGCGTACAGAGTGATTGATATACACACGGTTCAGAAACGGGTAAAACAAATCTTTTATGTTAGAATTCAGGATCCTAGTTACCCTTGAGGGCAGTGAAGGGGAGGTGACACAGGACagcttggggtgggggctgggaggactAGGAATGTTCTGTAATTTGATGCGGGTATTGGTGACATGGGAGTATCGAGTTTATGAAAATGCATCCAGATGCTCACTCAACAGTTTGCACACTTTTCTCTAAGTGTGTCGtactttcattaaaattttacagaAGAATGAGGGCAGACCTTAAAGAATGTAAAAGAAGAGTTGAACAAAttacccttcccctcccccacccaagtGTGGCTATGACTTTAAAATGCCTTTGGTACCAGGCAGCTTCAACACCACCGCCCAAGGGTAGCTTGGTATCAAAGCCTTTAAACATAtcaaagcctttaaaaatacCCACTAGCTCGAGGAAGAAGTCTCAAATACAGAAAAGGCTTTTATGCATAAAGATGTCCATCACATtctatagagaaaaataaaaaataatctcaatGTCCAGCAATAGGATGGTTAAATTATGTTGCGTTCTGGAATTCTCTGGGGGtcccactggttaggactctgcactttcactgctgaggacccaggttcccacgttcgatccctggttggagaactaataTCCCACCAGACACagggtccaaaaaaaaaaaaaaggttgcgtTCCTCCTCGTGGAATGTTGTGTTTATAGTAAGTAACACACGGATATGTCAAGTGACAAAAAGTAGTATGCAAAGTGATATATAAAATCTGATCATCATTGTGTAAAATATGTGTAAAAAAACCTCTTGGGaggaaataaactaaaatatcaCTGACTTCTTTGGATGATGAAATCATgaacaattttttctttctttttaccttttggaATGTTCTTTTTCTGTAATGAACATGTATATCTTTCTAATGAGGAAGAATAAACTAATGCTTATGGACCAGGTATGGACCTGTTTATGCACCAGGTATGCTTAAATAcatcttatttattaataattatcacAATCACTTTATGATATGAGTACCAGTACtatcatcc from Bos indicus isolate NIAB-ARS_2022 breed Sahiwal x Tharparkar chromosome 23, NIAB-ARS_B.indTharparkar_mat_pri_1.0, whole genome shotgun sequence carries:
- the TFEB gene encoding transcription factor EB — translated: MASRIGLRMQLMREQAQQEEQRERMQQQAVMHYMQQQQQQQQQQQLGGPPTPAINTPIHFQSPPPVPGEVLKVQSYLENPTSYHLQQSRDQKVREYLSETYGNKFAAHISPAQGSPKPLPAASPGVRPAHVLSSSAGNSAPNSPMAMLHIGSNPEREFDVIDNIMCLDDVLGFINPETQMPNTLPLSSSHLNVYSGDPQVTASLVGVTSSSCPADLTQKRELTDAESRALAKERQKKDNHNLIERRRRFNINDRIKELGMLIPKANDLDVRWNKGTILKASVDYIRRMQKDLQKSRELENHSRRLEMTNKQLWLRIQELEMQARVHGLPTTSPSGMNMAELAQQVVKQELPSEEGPGEALLLGAEVPDPEPLPALPPQAPLPPPAQPPQPPSPFHHLDFSHNLSFGGGGNEGPPGYPEPLGPEHASPFPDLSKKDLDLMLLDDSLLPLASDPLFSTMSPEASKASSRRSSFSMEEGDVL